One Hemitrygon akajei chromosome 14, sHemAka1.3, whole genome shotgun sequence genomic window, ATGGCAGAAGCTGACAAACATTTCAACTATAAAGGAGTTGAGATGTAAAGGGGAGAGAGGAAAAATATTAAACACCAAACATTAAACAGTGAagcaggttgaaggaacaattgGCTTAAAGCTGCTCTTGTTTCTTATTCTCTGTGCTTGTTAAATGCTGGAGTATTGTGAAATACTTCAGTATTTTTCATTGGTGATTGTAAGTTTATTTTGAAGAATCATTTCCATTTGTACCTAGTAGTTTATTTGATTTTCCCTAACCATTTAGGACGTCATTATGGGGCAGTGAGCTGTGAAGGCTGTAAAGGCTTCTTCAAGAGAAGTATAAGGAAGAACTTGGTGTATGTCTGCCGAGGGTCAAAGGACTGTGTGATTAACAAGCACCACAGAAACCGCTGCCAGTACTGTCGATTGCAGAGATGCCTAGCACTGGGAATGAAGCAAGATTGTAAGTGAAGGCCTGTACTTCCAGAAGATATCGTTGAGCCCATTCAGTAATTTAGTTGTAAAATGTTAACAGCATTTGCTTTCTCAATAGCTGTTCAGTGTGAACGGAAACCAATTGAAGTTTCTCGAGAGAAGTCCGCAAACTGCGCAGCTTCAACTGAAAAGATTTACATCAGGAAGGATTTGCGTAGTCCCTTGGCTGCAACACCGACCTTTGTAACAGACAAGGAAAGTGCAAGGTACCATTGTCAGTTAGAGGGTaatttaaattggtaaattggtttattattgttatatgTACTGAGGTTCAAtggaaaacttgtcttgcatgccatccatacacaTCATTTCATACCAATAGTGCATTGAGAtataggcagtccccgagttacgaacgtccaacttatgaacaactcatacttacgaaccAAGAGAGGAGAATacagtccgccattttaagtcgttgcctttgacactgtgttgagtgtgtaactttgtatttggcttaaagtttttcttagcaagattcaccctaaacccccccccccccccccacttttacagtcagcaccgcccccacttgtcccatttaacctgtctcagtgcagcggactttaggacctggggaatttagtgtggtggtctttaggacctggcggagctcgggacccgccacccgcagtgtttctgtttcgttgacggaaaacgatcacgattgaaaataaagtggaaataatgaagcaaacagaaagaggtgaaataccatcggtcattggaaaagcgttaggctacagtcagtcaacgattggaacaattttaaaggataaaatgagaataatggagcatatgaaaggccctgcctgatgaaagctacaattattaccaagCAATGCAGGGGTTTAATTACTGGAAtatatacatttcttaagtgttttatatgcatagaaaggtaaaatatatgctatatactaagacaaacatttgactaactgatgctaaataataccggatgtacctgttccaacttacataCAAATTGGACTTAAAGGCGGACTCAGGAATAGAACgtgttcataacccagggactgtctGTACTACAAGAATAAACAGTAACCATGCAGTAAGTGTTCCAGTTATAGAGAAAGCAGTACAAGTAGAAAATGAGGTATATATACCAAGTTGTATTGTGAAATCAAGAatccattttattgtactaggCAACCAACCAATAGTCTTACAACAACAAGACAGAAGGTGtctttgaatctggtggtgtgtgtTTCACTCTTtcctatcttctgcctgatgggagatggGAAAAGAGAGAATCTCCAATGTGGTGGGGttgttgattatgctggctggtaTAATGAGGCAGTATaagcagagtccatggagggaaggctcctttctgtgatgtgctgagctgtgttcacaactctgcaaTGTGTGGTCacttgcagagcagttgccatgccaAGCTGAGAAGCATCTGTATataatgctttctgtggtgcattgatTTAAAAGTTGGTGGGGGTCAAAGAAGAATGCCGAATTTCTTTGGCCTCCTGAGGAAGAGGAATCActggtgaactttcttggccATGGTATAAACCTATTGGACCATAACAGGCTGTTTAATATAGGGAAAAAATGGAGTTGTAGCGCTAATCTGGTTTGAGTACCAAGAAAATCAAACTGACGTTGTACTTTCTCTCtaaaaatttcaaagtacatttatgttcaAAGTATGTGTTcagtatgcaaccttgagatttgtcttcccacagacagccacgaaacaaagaaaaagcATGGAACCCATTCGAAGAAAGCATCAACCCCTTACatacaaaaaagaacaaatcatgctgcaaacagcaaaaaaaagtgaAGAAAACAGAAAATTAAACATTAAACCATAGAGACATTGAAACTGTTCAGTAGTCACAGAGCCAGTCCACAGtgatcaaaatcgcacaaaatagcaattttttaaacaaagagtaaccagaaaccagagacacatataacatgaactgcagtGTCTGATCAACAAACCAagtcaattaaaccttgcccaagacccaaaaCTCCAGCACTAACCTCCTTTGGTatcatcgagggagagagagggaccagttaaatgcaggcaccttcctccacgaGCACCGAGCAAAGGAAACCAATCAAACGCAGGCAGATGGCATTGAGCACCCACTCATCATCCACTTATGTCTTTGTTGATTTAAATCTTGCTCAATGCTTTAATTGGCGAGATTAAAGAGCTTGTGCCCCActtccaggcttcttggcctccaggCTGCACACTCCACTCTAAACCTCACTGAATTCCCTTGGTGACAGCAAAGTGCCAAATCACTCAATTGGCCAGAAGACACATCATCAAAATGTAAATTCCAGGTTCCAATAGTAGCAGAATCATATTTGAGAGAAGAAGTagtaaaagaagaagaaaaagtagttgttttgtgaactgtctgaaggatgTCACCTTTGGTCACTTTGTTCCCTGGCACCATCTCAAGATTGCTTTCTTGCTGTTATTAATAAGATTGGTGATTGATTTTAAAAGATAATAATATTGTAGATTGTTCAACCTCTTTAGGGAAGCCATTTGTTAAGAAGTAAACTGTGTGGAGTTTTTCAGAAATTACGCTGTCTAAAATAACTAACTTTCTTCTGTTAATTTCCTTCCTGGTTTGTATACACCAAATTAATCTCAAATTGAAGCAAAATATAATCCTATTGGCAGTAAGCACAAAAAAAAATTACTCATATAAACTAGCTAATTTATTCAGAATACCCAACCACTCAGGTGCTGGGAAAGAAATACTGCAACTGAAAGGGATAGTGGTGCCATCAGTAAGAACAAATAATGATAATGTGATAATGCAATGGCATCTTACATTTAAAAAAGTATTAATAAATTGACTTGGGGGAGATAGAGAGGGAGTTTGTGCAAGTGCAAatgctttcaatttttttttgtttcaacaAGATCTGGAGGCCTTCTAGAGCCAGGTATGCTGGTAAATATACAACAGCCATTGATGAAAACGGAGAGTGCTATGCTCCTCACATCTGAGAACAAGGTATAATATGGTCCAGTTTATTCTGCAGATTTCCATACTCTGCTGTAAATTCTACATttggataaacatttattgattACTGGTACTTTActtatttcaggctgaaacctgtCAAGGTGATTTAAGCACTCTTGCAAATGTAGTCACATCACTTGCAAACCTGAGCAAGTCAAAGGATCTATCCCAAAGTAGTGCTGATTTGTCAGGCATCGATGCCTTAAGTAATGGTGATGGTTCTTTATCAGAAATGCAACAAGATGACCAGTCTGCCAGTGATATTACCAggtaattattttaaaaatatatgcaTTAGAAGCAAGAGTAAACTATTCAGCCCTTGAGCTTGCTGCACCAAACAGTAAGTTGACTGATCTGATTCAAATCTCAACACCGTATTCTCACCTATCCACACAAATGTTTTGtcccttttcttctttttttaaaataatttttattctttttttctacaaaaaaaatacagcacattCACAAAAACCATGACCttaacaaaatcaaattaaatattgagcagcaaaagggagaaaaatataaaggcaaaagtaaacatacacagcagaggtgcaccgcaccaaaaacctcagtcctcaccccgtaagaaagtccaatacagggccccatatcctctcaaagatgtcccctctgtcctcattaTATAGCctcagtctctccaaatgtaaagtatttgccagttctctcagccacagatcgtatgtaggcacagagtccattttccacatttgcaggATTAACTTCTTAGCAATCACCATCCCAAACAATATAGCCATTTTTCATACTTATTGGCTGATGAAAGGGAGTTTGTTGCTCCAAGGATGGCTATGATCGAGACCGCTTCCCACAAGCctcagagaaacagtgaaaaatatTTTTCCAGTATGTATAAAGCTTACAACATGACCAGAATGAATGTGACAAGTTACTGTTCTCAGATTTACATCTATTACGAACTGGTGAAACATCAGGGTAGAAGCTGTGCAACTTTTCTTTGGAATAATGGGGTCCATGTATTGTTTCAAACTGTATGAGTCTGTGTCTGACGTTGACTGAACGATCATGTATACTCTTTAAACACTCATCCCAGACCTCCTCTGTCAGTTCTATACCCAATTCATCCACCCATGCCTGTTTAAGACCTGCAGTATTCACCCGAGCTCCATTATGTAGGATCTGATAAAAATAGGATACGGCACTACGAGTAACcggatcaaatttatttattgcctCCAGGGACTCATGTTTGTCTAAACCTTGGAAATTAGGTATATATTTCCTAACATAATCttgaatttgtaaatatctaaaaaaaactagATGCAGGGATATTGTAAACTGCTTGTAACTGCACAAATGAGGCAAAGTTTCCATTAATATATAGGTCACCTACACTACAGATGCCACTCTGTTTCCAGGAATTGTCCCTTTTCTTAATAAGTATCTAAATACGTCTGCTTTAAAATATTCAGAGTTGCTTCGTCCATTTCCACTGACGAAGGCATCTTCAGAAACTCACAGTCTTTGAGAGGAAAACTTTCATCAGCACTGTCTTAAATGAGTGACTCCTAATTGTAGATTCTTCCACTGAAGGAAATATCCTACCCATATCCAACCTCTTGTgtgtttcctctctctcttttcaaAGTTCTAGCAGATACGAGCATGGCTTGTCCAGCCTTTTCTTATGAGACAATCCAGCTATTCTAATAAACTTTACCTTAACTGCTCCTGATGTATTTACACCCTTCCATAAATAAGATGATCAATGTGATGCATAGTACTCCAATGCCTTATATAACTCAAGCATAAACTCTATACTTTTATGTCAAATGTCCCTCATAGTACACGACATAAGTCTGTTAGCTTTATAAATTACTGATTATCAAAAACACTGCAACAATAAGCACACTTTTATTGTGGACAGTTGTAAAATCTTTTAAACTACGGTATATGTATAGTTTTGATCAATTACTTTTTCTTGATAATTTGGTAATCTGCTGGAAAAATTCAATCTGTGCCTTTGTGGTTATCTTGTTTGGAGATGGTTGTGTAACATTGTACAACCTATGGTTCACAAAAGCACTTTGCAAGGTGAAACTAAAGTAGTAAAAAAAAGAACAGTCTGGCATCATTCAAAATTATGCTGCTGAGATATAGACTTCCTAATTTCAAAGTTTATCTTGTAGCATTGGAGTGTAACCCACTTCAATCAGTTGATTTCTTTATTTGTTCTGCATCTACATCACTGCATTATTGACCTTTTGACAATTGTTATGCAGAAGTAAGCCAGCCAGTGTTAGATGGATAAAATATGTCTGCATTTTCTGACCTTTGGTATTTCAGAGCATTTGATACACTTGCAAAAGCACTAAATCCTGCAGAAGGATCAGCTGTTCAGAACTCAGCAGAGTGCATGGATACTTCGGGCACCAATATCCAGCTAATCAGTGGAGAGCAGTCCCTTCCTATTGTTGAGATTGAGGGTCCTCTTCTCAGTGATGTGCATGTTTCTTTCAAGGTATGATAATGTCCATTGTTTGTTCAAATTATGGGACCTTTAGATTCTTCATCATTGCATTGTTTGTATTGTTTCTTATAAAACGTTTGGCAGGGCATCTTTCATTGTCAATTTGTGGATTTTCAACAGGCATTATATGCCAGGCACACTGAACTCCAGAGAGAGCATCCAGAaaattggcttccactgccttctgtggcagagcattccatagatccacaactctctgggtgaaaaagttgtttcctgaactccgttctaaatggcctaccccttattcttaaacggtggcctctggttctaggctcccccaacatcaggaacatgtttcctgcctctagcatgtccaatcccttattaatcttatatgtttcaatcagatcccctctcatccttctaaattccagtgtatacaagcccagttgctccaatctttcaacatatgacagtcccgccatcccgggaattaacctcgtgaacctatgctgcactccctcaaaagcaatgtccttcctcaaatttggagaccaaaactgaacacaatactccaggtgtggtctcaccagggccctgtacaactgcagaaggacctctttgctcctttactcaactccccttgttatgaagaccaacgtgccattgctttcttcactgcctgctgtacctgcatgcttactttcagtgactgatgtgcAAGAATACTTAGATCTCGTTAtacttcctcttttcctaacttgacaccattcagatagtaatctgccttcctgttcttgccaccaaagtggataacctcacatttattcacattaaactgcatctgcccactcacccgacctgtccaagtcaccctgcactcTCCTAACAtcttcctcatatttcacactgccacccagctttgtgtcatctgcaaatttgctaatgttacttttaattccttcatctaaatcattaatgtatattgtaaatagctgcggtcccagcaccgaccctagtcgctgcctgccattctgaaaaggacccgttaatccctactcttcatttcctgtctgccaaccaattttttaTCCATGTTTGTactctacccccaataccatgtgctctaattttgcccacaaatctcctgtgtgggaccttatcaaaggctttttgtaagtccaggtacactacatccactggttctcctttgtccatttttatAGTTACATTCTCAAAGAAGTCCAGaaaattagtcaagcatgatttccccttcataaatccatgttgactcagactgatcctgttactgctatccaaatgtgccactaTCACTTACTTTGTTCATTATAAACATGGTTAGCAAGATAATGTAATTGAGGTGGTCAGGAAGTTTTAAAAATATGTTATGTTTTAATCAACAATGATAGAAACCAGTATTTTTAATGGAAAAGGGAAAGGTAGGAATGAGAATTAATGGAATATGGCAAGttgccggggtggggggggggggtggtctggGGTGCTGAAGGGGTTGAGCAACAGCAATAGGAGGataggggagagaaggagagttgGGGAGTATGTAGCAAGAGAAATGGAGAATGAGAAGGACAAAAGAATTGGGGCTTagtaaatttttatcagtttATTTGATTGCCCTAtctcctcccatcctccttcccttcctgctTCAATTTTGGAAATAGTTGTCAAAAGTGAATAGTTGATCTGATTATGGTGCATTATCCTCATTTAGGCTCTTTACATCTGATACCAAGCTGCATTTTTAACCTTCTAAAGTTATTACCAGAACCTCTCAGCCATGTTGTCCCAGCCCAGTTACCTGCTTTACAACAGGCTTTGCAGCTCTTCTGTCCACTTGTATCTCAGTTGCTCCACTAGTTTCTCCTTATTAGAGATTATAGACCAATGGGTAAGCCCAATCAGCCCATACCCAGGTATGACCACCTGCAGACTGTGGACTATTTGGGGTAAACCTTTAGTTAAATGATAAGAATGATGCAAGCTTGCCAAAGTATAATAGCTTTCAAAGAATTTTTCTATCTTTGTGTATCTTTTTATGTTAAGATCTCTGGATGCCATACCACACATTATAGGCAATTAAATACTTTTGTACTATATTTGTATCTAGTGTTAAATTGCAACCCTTAATGTCCTAATGAATTAACTAGATAAAAAAATCAGCATTATTGGGTGAAAAATTGGTCAGGTACCATCCCTGTCCTTGTACCTTTCACACCAAAAACAGCTGGGTACAGTTCCTATGCATGCCAGCTGATTGAGAGAGGCATCACTGAtttaaagaacacacacaaattgctggagaagctcagcaggccagacatctatggaaaagagtaaacagtcgatgttttgggctgaaacctttcatcgGGACTAGAAAGAAAGGGGAGAAGTCATCTTCAGGGTAGACATCCCTCGAAGAGATTTCACAGCAGTAGTggtatcacaaacacgagaaattctgcaaatgctgcctggcctgctgagttcctccagcattttgtgtgtgttgctttggatttccagctgctGTAGAATTTCTCGTGGCACAGGAATGTGAAGCAACACTTGCAGGTTGCTCCCAACACATCCTCAGATTATGttggttggttgttaatgcatatgacatatttcactaagttttgatgtacgtgtgattaATTGTGGATTATGCCAAGATTGGGACCGTAGTGaatagtgaggaaggctatcaaagcttgtagtGGGATCAGGACCACTGGAAAAGTGAGCtgaaaaaatggcaaatggaatcttatgcaggcaagtgtgaaacAAACTAAGGTAAATCTTGCACGATGAGCGATagtgcactgaggagtgcggtagaacagggatctgggaatacagatccataattccttataagcagtgtcacaggtagatagggtcataaagagagctcttGGCACttcggccttcataaatcaaacaattgaatataggagttgggatgttgaaATCATTGAGGCCTAATTTCAAAGACTCGTTTTGATCAAAGGTTCAATGATTaatcttattatcaaagtatatatgcagaatacaactctgaaatttgtcttctccagatcaccataaaatgcagaaaaccatagaagtagttgaaagaaagacatccaTTCCCCCCACacggaaagaaaaagaaacaaaaacttgcaAATCCCAACCCTTCCTCGCACAAAAACTTTACAGACCACCCAAACTCCTAGCCCACCaattggcaacaagaaagaatgagaAAGAACAAGAATAGAACTAAAAGAGGTTAATATGAACAACAATCCAATTGATAAAATCTCAGAATTTTGATAACGTCTCCCAGGACAGCGACTCGTCTCCAAGGGCAGCAACACTCCAGTTCTAGTCATCTACCTATAGGAGAGATattaataaaattgaaagagtgcagagagaatttTTAGAAGTGTTATCAGgatttgagggcctgagttataggaaaaggttaagtaggttatgactttattttGTAGCGCATAGGAGAatgggagagatttgatagaggtatacaaaatatgaaggcattgatagggtaaatgcaaacgagctttttccactgaggatgggtgagactggaacttgaggtcatgggttaagggtgaaagatgatgtGTTCAAGAAGAATGTGAGGTGGgaatctttactcagagagtggaatgagccACCAGTGGAAGTGGTAAAAAGAAGctggttcaatttcaatatttaagagaaatcggctaggtacatgggtgggaggggtttGAAGGGCTATGCCCAGATGTATGTTGATAGGACCAGGCATAGTAATAAAAGTTAAGCGCAGACTtggaccaaagggcttgtttctgtgctgtaattctcTATGACTTCAATAAATTAATCTAATTGCACAGTTTTTCCATTTTGTATCTTTGAATTAGCTCCCTTAAAATTCCTCATTAGGTTGTATTTCCTGATGCAGCCAGCAGTTTTGGAAAGTAATGGTCACGATATCCTGTTGCTGTACGTTAAAGACATTGATTCTAAATGTGCAGTAATTAATTATAAAAACAATCGGGACTAATGGGTTTGTCACTTGTGCACTTGTTGCACGTAGCTCCTGAAGCTATGGGGAAGAAAGGTGGAAAGTAAAGGCCATCCTATCAAGATGTCATGTACAAATGGTGTAACAGATTCAAATACCTGTTCGACTAATCTAAATTTAGAAGTAATGAGAAATCAACTAGATAGCTGTCAAGAAtatgtttttattaattttaactgCAAACTTGAATTACTTTACCACAAAAGGAACCTTTGCCATAGTAGTATAACTTGATGTTAAAGTAAATTCTTGTATGCTATCCTCAGCTAACAATGCCATCACCGATGCCAGAATATCTGAATGTGCACTACATCTGCGAGTCTGCATCGAGATTATTGTTCCTATCCATGCATTGGGCAAGGTCTATTCCAGCCTTCCAGGCTCTTGGGTTAGTGATTTAATGGTCTTGTACTTCAGTTTGTCATTTGGAGCTTATTGTGACGTGAATGTGTACGTGCAGTGTTCCCAGGCCATGGGCTGCAATGCACAGTTTTTATCGTTTGTCTGCAAGTCTGGCTTATCTTTGTCAGGCCACTGATCACTATTTTTTTCAGATATTCACTGACATTTGTTTGTAAACTTCAAGATCCAGATTAATGTTTGGCAGTGTAACAATCTATTTATCTCGCAATACAGCACAGAGAAGGCCCTTCGAACCACAGCGCCCAGCAACCCCCGCCGAccccagtttaaccctaacctaatcatgggacaatttacagtgtcaGTTAACCTACCCACTATGTaaactgtgggaggaacctggacACCCGGAGAAATGCAATGCACACTCCTTACAGACGTTGCTGGATTTGAACTTCAAACTTCAGAATGTCCCCAGCTGTAATACCGTGCAGCTTCTCAAAGAAGTGTTGTACAGTTATTTGGCACAACATGTCCATATATCACCAATTGCAATGTGGTCTTCTTTGTCTTAGTAATTCAAGTGCTTGTCCAGATAGTTAAATTTTGTAATGATCTCAGCTACCACCACTTATTGAGTAAACACAATCCAAATTCCAACCTCCTTTTAGGTGGAACAATTTCCTCATTGCAACCCGTCTAAACTTTTTGTACAGTTTTCTCAGGTTCCCTCCCTCCATCAACCTCCTCACTCCATGGGAACCAAACGCAGTCTATTCTGTCCCTCCTCATAACTGAGATGTTCCATCCCAGGCCAGGCttccctctgtaccctctccacagcaatcacattcttcctatagtgtggtgaccaggcTGTGCATAGTTCTCTAGCTGTGGCCCAGACATTGTTTTATAAAGTTATACCATCATCTCTCTGCTTTTATATCCTGGTTAATGATGACACATAATCCCATGTGCTTTCTTCAGCACCTTATCTActacttctgccatcttcatggATTTTAGAACTTTGAACAAGGTTCCTCTGTTCCCAAGACTCTCTCATACCCTACCATTCATTTTGCTTGTCCTCCTAAACTTCTTCATCTCACAAGCAATTTCCAACTGCCAATATCAATATCGTCCTGTAGTCTAAAGGACCTTTACTCATTATAAACAACACCATTTATTGTATCATCCAACTCATAATGATTATAACAACGATGCAGGCCCTCGCACCAATCTCTGTGGTATGTCACTGCTCAGATGTTTCCCATTTCCAAAAGCAACCCTCCACAACACCTGCCTCCTATTAACAAGTGAACTTTAAATCCAATTTGCCAATAGTCTTCAGTTCTGTGTGCTCTAACCCATCAATCACAGCGCCTCCATGGGTATTTATTGTACCTCTTTCAAAAACTTCACATTGATCAAACAGCATTTCCCTCATATTTGGAATGTTACTGGATAATTTAAAAGTATGATGTGCAGTAATATGTTATTTTTGTACTCATGATTTTATTAAGGGTTAAGAATTTTCTGTTGATTATTTTGTTCTACAGGCCAGACAATAATACAGCTTTGGTACGCGCTTGTTGGAATGAGCTGTTTACACTTGGTCTTGCCCAGTGTTCCCAAGTGATGAATTTGTCAACCATACTCACTGCAATTGTTAACCATCTGCAAACAAGTCTCCAGCAAGGTTGGCAGGGAGCTAATCTTCAAACGGTTGATTCATGTGTGTTCTGAAATGCTGAATCATAGAATAATAGAGCATGTGTGTGTTGTGCTGTGCAATACTACTTCATAGAGTAAGGTCGCATCTAAAATACTGCTTTGATTAATCGTGCATGTGTACTTTGAAGTGCTGTACCATGAGGTTACAGAGCATGTGCATGCTATCTATGAAATGTTGAAATGTGATTTGAAGATTTGATAAATAGAAGCTATTTTTTTCTGGCAGGTTAGTTTATAACAAGGGGGATTATCAAGTTAGAGGCCATTCAAGGATGATCCCAGAAAATACACTTCAACTGGTAGGGATCTGCAGCTCCACTTCCCACCTGATCtgccaaaaaaaaaatcttccctGTTCTGGTCAGCTGAAATCTGGGTATTTTGTTCAGGCAGCATTAAGAGAAAGAAGGTGGGATGGTGTAATGAAATCACAGATTAGCCATGATTTAAATAAATGCCTGAACAGGTTCAGAGGACTAGTGTATTCATGGCACATTTCATGATCTTGAGAGAGAATGCCGAGCAGCCATATGATATATCCATTCTATAAGCTGCCCCAAGCAGTAATGAATCTTGAAGGTGTTCCTATGGTTTGTTTTAGACTATATTACAGTGTAACTGGAGGTCCTGCAAAGCACTCAAGTCCAGAAGTGTTTTGCAGTCAATGAAATACTCAGTCACTTTTGATCCAGAGAACATAGCAGCCATTTTGAGCATAGCAAGCACCCTATGTCTGTGATGTTGATGAAGGACGACAGAGAGAACCTTCCTGATATTTGCAAAAAATTCCCATGGTACTGTATAATTTTCCTAAAAGTACATTGGGGACCTCAGATTAATATCTTGTGTAGAAGTTAGCGTCTTTGAGAGCATGCCACTTCCTTGGTGGATGGAAATATCAGTGTAGATTTTAAGCTTAAGTCTCAGATTAGGACAAACTGTCGTGATTTGCTCACCCGTATGGACGAACATTACAGCTCGTTCTCTTCTAcatactcaccccccccccccccaccccaggttCAAAACGCTTTGAGTTGCTGTGAATGTACAGCTGTCCCCAAATGCTGTACTTAAATCTTTGCTAAGTCAAAGGACTTCATTCTATTTAAAATGCCACTCAACAATGGTTTTGTTGCTCCACAGAAAACATAGGGAACACATTTATCTTACAAACATAGGCTCTTAaaataggaaatattttagattttTTAAACCAGATTTATGGGAAGGAGTCTATTAAATAAGTGGGGGAAGACTCCATTTGCAACAATGGCCAGTCAATGCACAATCGGTGTCTAAACCTGTCTAAACAATGTGATT contains:
- the LOC140738555 gene encoding nuclear receptor subfamily 2 group C member 2-like isoform X1, translating into MAGSPPVSLAEQTQVKLITVTDDLVQQLAEHQVSHSQGTLSTVIGRPIMTSTPQRIQIVPTDSGVTVAQRIQIVTDQQTGQKIQIVTSMDHGASKQFILTNSDGTASNKVILARPDSGQGKVILATPDSAGLNQLIFTSPDGSAQHIQIVTDATSAEQSAVKPPLEFCVVCGDRASGRHYGAVSCEGCKGFFKRSIRKNLVYVCRGSKDCVINKHHRNRCQYCRLQRCLALGMKQDSVQCERKPIEVSREKSANCAASTEKIYIRKDLRSPLAATPTFVTDKESARSGGLLEPGMLVNIQQPLMKTESAMLLTSENKAETCQGDLSTLANVVTSLANLSKSKDLSQSSADLSGIDALSNGDGSLSEMQQDDQSASDITRAFDTLAKALNPAEGSAVQNSAECMDTSGTNIQLISGEQSLPIVEIEGPLLSDVHVSFKLTMPSPMPEYLNVHYICESASRLLFLSMHWARSIPAFQALGPDNNTALVRACWNELFTLGLAQCSQVMNLSTILTAIVNHLQTSLQQGWQGANLQTVDSYKLSADRVKVVMEHIWKLQEFCNSMVKLSLDGYEYAYLKAIVLFSPDHPGLINAAQIDKFQEKAYMELQDYEAKAYPDDSYRLSRLLLRLPALRLMSSAITEELFFAGLIGNVQIDSIIPYILRMETAEYNSQITGSAV
- the LOC140738555 gene encoding nuclear receptor subfamily 2 group C member 2-like isoform X2: MAGSPPVSLAEQTQVKLITVTDDLVQQLAEHQVSHSQGTLSTVIGRPIMTSTPQRIQIVPTDSGVTVAQRIQIVTDQQTGQKIQIVTSMDHGASKQFILTNSDGTASNKVILARPDSGQGKVILATPDSAGLNQLIFTSPDGSAQHIQIVTDATSAEQSAVKPPLEFCVVCGDRASGRHYGAVSCEGCKGFFKRSIRKNLVYVCRGSKDCVINKHHRNRCQYCRLQRCLALGMKQDSVQCERKPIEVSREKSANCAASTEKIYIRKDLRSPLAATPTFVTDKESARSGGLLEPGMLVNIQQPLMKTESAMLLTSENKAETCQGDLSTLANVVTSLANLSKSKDLSQSSADLSGIDALSNGDGSLSEMQQDDQSASDITRAFDTLAKALNPAEGSAVQNSAECMDTSGTNIQLISGEQSLPIVEIEGPLLSDVHVSFKLTMPSPMPEYLNVHYICESASRLLFLSMHWARSIPAFQALGPDNNTALVRACWNELFTLGLAQCSQVMNLSTILTAIVNHLQTSLQQDKLSADRVKVVMEHIWKLQEFCNSMVKLSLDGYEYAYLKAIVLFSPDHPGLINAAQIDKFQEKAYMELQDYEAKAYPDDSYRLSRLLLRLPALRLMSSAITEELFFAGLIGNVQIDSIIPYILRMETAEYNSQITGSAV
- the LOC140738555 gene encoding nuclear receptor subfamily 2 group C member 1-A-like isoform X5 — protein: MAGSPPVSLAEQTQVKLITVTDDLVQQLAEHQIVTDQQTGQKIQIVTSMDHGASKQFILTNSDGTASNKVILARPDSGQGKVILATPDSAGLNQLIFTSPDGSAQHIQIVTDATSAEQSAVKPPLEFCVVCGDRASGRHYGAVSCEGCKGFFKRSIRKNLVYVCRGSKDCVINKHHRNRCQYCRLQRCLALGMKQDSVQCERKPIEVSREKSANCAASTEKIYIRKDLRSPLAATPTFVTDKESARSGGLLEPGMLVNIQQPLMKTESAMLLTSENKAETCQGDLSTLANVVTSLANLSKSKDLSQSSADLSGIDALSNGDGSLSEMQQDDQSASDITRAFDTLAKALNPAEGSAVQNSAECMDTSGTNIQLISGEQSLPIVEIEGPLLSDVHVSFKLTMPSPMPEYLNVHYICESASRLLFLSMHWARSIPAFQALGPDNNTALVRACWNELFTLGLAQCSQVMNLSTILTAIVNHLQTSLQQGWQGANLQTVDSYKLSADRVKVVMEHIWKLQEFCNSMVKLSLDGYEYAYLKAIVLFSPDHPGLINAAQIDKFQEKAYMELQDYEAKAYPDDSYRLSRLLLRLPALRLMSSAITEELFFAGLIGNVQIDSIIPYILRMETAEYNSQITGSAV